One region of Sphingomonas abietis genomic DNA includes:
- a CDS encoding alpha-amylase family glycosyl hydrolase yields the protein MAALILATVPGLAVASPSNSSPNTATSHLAGPNLAALRDRAPEDEVVYFLLPDRFANGDSANDRGGVAGDRMLNGFDPSDSGFYHGGDLKGAIGRLDYIQSLGATAIWIAPIFRNKPVQGSGAHASAAYHGYWITDFTHVDPHLGTDQDFAALVQAAHARGMKVILDVVINHTADVIQYRECPRHPCLYRSRADFPYQRRGGVDGTPINTGFEGDAVGSIANFARLTRPDYAYTPYVPAGEEHEKAPEWLNDPIYYHNRGDTTFSGESATMGDFGGLDDLFTENPRVIQGFIDIYGAWIDRYGIDGYRIDTARHVDPAFWNAFVPAILARAKADGIPNFHIFGEVNIDRMDPGYLARYTQVDRLPAVLDFAFRRAVIDTVADGKGTEELAELFADDALYRGGEKTAHQLTTFISNHDNGRFASLVLKALPGIAGDELMRRVILAHAMLLTLRGVPAIYYGDEQGFSGGEDRAGREDMFVSGVASYNEEHLIGSGVSGPGEHFGTDGPMFRAIAELARLRTSQAALTRGRQITRASQDQPGIFAVSRFDPDSDREIVIAFNTSTAPIHRNVQVNVGSRDFTALHGACPAKATAPGSLTIDLPPLGYMVCAAAPAARNGSRSAAGPA from the coding sequence ATGGCTGCGCTGATATTGGCAACGGTGCCCGGCCTGGCTGTGGCTTCGCCGAGCAACTCCTCGCCTAATACCGCCACGTCCCATCTCGCCGGCCCTAATCTCGCCGCTCTGAGAGATCGCGCGCCCGAGGACGAAGTGGTCTATTTCCTGCTGCCGGACAGGTTCGCGAATGGCGATTCTGCGAATGATCGCGGCGGCGTCGCTGGCGATCGCATGCTGAACGGTTTCGATCCAAGCGATTCCGGTTTCTATCATGGTGGTGATCTCAAGGGCGCGATCGGGCGTCTCGATTACATCCAGTCTCTGGGGGCTACGGCGATCTGGATCGCGCCGATCTTCCGCAACAAGCCCGTGCAGGGATCGGGGGCACACGCTTCCGCCGCCTATCATGGCTATTGGATCACGGACTTCACCCACGTCGATCCGCATCTTGGAACCGACCAGGATTTCGCGGCCTTGGTCCAGGCTGCCCACGCGCGCGGCATGAAGGTGATCCTCGATGTCGTGATCAACCACACGGCCGATGTCATCCAGTATCGCGAATGCCCTCGACATCCCTGTCTCTATCGCAGCCGCGCCGACTTTCCCTATCAACGCCGGGGTGGCGTCGACGGCACGCCGATCAATACCGGCTTCGAGGGCGATGCGGTCGGCAGCATCGCCAATTTCGCGCGTCTGACGAGGCCGGATTACGCCTACACGCCCTATGTGCCCGCGGGCGAGGAGCATGAAAAGGCGCCCGAGTGGCTCAACGATCCCATCTATTATCACAATCGCGGCGACACGACTTTCTCGGGTGAAAGCGCGACGATGGGCGATTTCGGTGGCCTGGACGATCTTTTCACCGAAAATCCGCGCGTCATCCAGGGCTTCATCGATATCTACGGCGCCTGGATCGATCGATATGGCATCGACGGCTATCGCATCGATACGGCGCGGCATGTCGATCCCGCTTTCTGGAACGCCTTCGTACCCGCGATCCTGGCCCGCGCGAAAGCTGACGGGATCCCGAACTTCCACATCTTCGGCGAGGTCAATATCGATCGCATGGATCCGGGCTATCTTGCCCGATACACGCAGGTCGATCGGCTTCCGGCGGTGCTCGATTTCGCGTTCCGGCGCGCCGTGATCGACACGGTGGCAGACGGCAAGGGCACCGAAGAACTCGCCGAACTGTTCGCCGACGACGCGCTGTATCGCGGTGGTGAAAAGACTGCGCACCAGCTCACCACCTTCATCAGCAACCACGACAATGGTCGCTTTGCGTCGCTCGTGCTGAAAGCCCTTCCGGGAATTGCGGGGGACGAACTGATGCGCCGTGTGATCCTCGCTCATGCGATGCTCCTCACGCTACGCGGCGTTCCGGCCATCTATTATGGCGATGAGCAGGGTTTTTCCGGGGGCGAGGATCGCGCCGGTCGCGAGGACATGTTCGTGAGTGGGGTGGCCAGCTACAATGAAGAGCATCTGATCGGTAGCGGAGTTAGCGGACCAGGCGAGCATTTCGGAACGGACGGTCCCATGTTCCGGGCCATCGCGGAACTCGCACGTTTGCGCACCAGCCAAGCGGCGCTGACCAGGGGCCGCCAGATCACGCGGGCATCGCAGGATCAGCCAGGTATCTTCGCGGTATCCCGGTTCGATCCGGACAGCGATCGCGAGATCGTCATCGCATTCAACACCTCGACGGCGCCCATTCACCGCAATGTGCAGGTGAATGTGGGAAGCCGGGATTTCACGGCTCTGCACGGCGCATGCCCCGCAAAAGCGACGGCGCCGGGCAGCCTGACCATCGATCTG